Proteins encoded in a region of the Paramagnetospirillum magneticum AMB-1 genome:
- a CDS encoding MlaA family lipoprotein, whose amino-acid sequence MNASRRTIARLVAPVLALALVAGCATPPPADDKEAVAEWEQVNDPLEPMNRAVFEFNLAADKYAIKPAAEGYRAVMPKFGRERVHNILSNLNSPLVFANDLLQGEADRAVQTFFRAMLNSTFGLAGFIDVATPAGIPPHEEDIGQTLAVWGVGEGPFLMLPIFGPSNPRDTVGLVAEMFADPFDLAMANIGREYISYARMGMTGLDKREDLLDTLDEIQRTSLDYYASLRSLYRQHRASEIKNGRGGGEKIPAPGLSRTKSGEELSQSAQ is encoded by the coding sequence ATGAATGCCTCGCGCCGGACCATCGCCCGCCTCGTCGCTCCTGTTCTTGCCCTGGCGCTGGTCGCCGGTTGCGCAACGCCGCCGCCTGCGGACGACAAGGAGGCCGTTGCCGAGTGGGAGCAGGTCAATGATCCGCTGGAGCCCATGAACCGGGCTGTCTTCGAATTCAACCTGGCCGCCGACAAATACGCCATCAAGCCGGCGGCCGAGGGGTATCGTGCCGTCATGCCGAAGTTCGGGCGCGAGCGGGTGCACAATATCCTGTCCAACCTGAACAGCCCGCTGGTTTTCGCCAATGACCTGCTTCAGGGCGAGGCCGACCGCGCCGTCCAGACTTTCTTCCGCGCCATGCTGAACAGCACCTTCGGCCTGGCCGGCTTTATCGACGTCGCCACCCCGGCGGGGATCCCCCCGCATGAGGAGGACATCGGCCAGACCCTGGCGGTGTGGGGCGTGGGCGAGGGGCCGTTCCTGATGCTGCCCATCTTCGGACCGTCCAATCCCCGTGATACGGTGGGCTTGGTGGCCGAGATGTTCGCCGATCCCTTCGATCTGGCCATGGCCAATATCGGCAGGGAATACATCAGCTACGCCCGCATGGGCATGACCGGCCTGGACAAGCGCGAGGATCTGCTCGACACCCTGGACGAGATTCAGCGGACGTCGCTGGACTATTACGCCTCGCTGCGTTCGCTGTATCGCCAGCATCGCGCGTCCGAGATCAAGAACGGCCGCGGCGGCGGGGAAAAGATCCCGGCTCCGGGGCTTTCGCGCACAAAGAGTGGTGAAGAGCTCTCCCAATCGGCGCAGTGA
- a CDS encoding MYG1 family protein, whose translation MLKVATHNGTFHADDVFAFAILRASCGGRIELARSRDQQDWDAAAVVFDVGGLYDPGTRRYDHHMRDKPLRPNGEPYSSAGLVWRDFGAAAIGTLLPGLAADAVARVVAKVDTGLVRDVDLMDNGAMTPTPGHFSTVIEAFNATFVEDGRDENAAFLQAADIAALVLERACARASASVQAETTVAQAAAGAGDARIIVLDTRVPWEDAIHDLGLDRALYVVRPAGAAWTCSAVPPERGSFAQRHPLPESWGGLRDEAFAALTGIADATFCHPARFVCGARSREGAVALARLAAG comes from the coding sequence ATGCTGAAGGTCGCCACCCATAACGGCACGTTTCACGCCGACGACGTCTTTGCCTTCGCCATTCTGCGCGCCTCCTGCGGTGGCCGGATCGAACTGGCCCGGTCGCGCGATCAGCAGGACTGGGACGCGGCGGCGGTGGTGTTCGACGTGGGCGGACTCTACGATCCCGGCACCCGTCGCTATGACCATCACATGCGCGACAAACCGTTGCGCCCCAATGGCGAGCCCTACAGCTCGGCGGGCTTGGTCTGGCGGGACTTCGGAGCGGCCGCGATCGGCACGCTGCTGCCGGGGCTGGCGGCGGACGCCGTCGCCCGGGTGGTCGCCAAGGTGGATACCGGTCTGGTCCGCGACGTGGACCTGATGGACAACGGCGCCATGACGCCCACGCCCGGTCACTTCTCCACCGTCATCGAGGCCTTCAACGCCACCTTCGTCGAGGATGGGCGCGACGAGAACGCCGCCTTCCTGCAGGCCGCCGACATTGCCGCCCTGGTGCTGGAGCGGGCCTGTGCCCGGGCTTCGGCCTCGGTTCAGGCGGAAACCACCGTGGCCCAGGCCGCCGCCGGCGCTGGCGATGCCAGGATCATCGTCCTCGACACCAGGGTCCCGTGGGAGGACGCCATCCATGACCTGGGACTGGACCGGGCCCTTTACGTGGTGCGCCCGGCGGGAGCGGCCTGGACCTGCAGCGCCGTGCCGCCGGAACGCGGGTCCTTCGCCCAGCGCCACCCCCTGCCCGAGAGCTGGGGCGGCCTGCGCGACGAGGCCTTCGCCGCCCTGACCGGCATCGCCGACGCCACCTTCTGCCATCCCGCCCGGTTCGTCTGCGGCGCGCGGTCCCGCGAGGGAGCGGTGGCTCTGGCACGTCTGGCGGCGGGCTGA
- a CDS encoding MlaC/ttg2D family ABC transporter substrate-binding protein, translated as MISRRSLIVVLAGAFLGLGSDCAISAEADPKAFVTQLAAKAMETMTVKGLSDAERNQRFRTQFTTEVDLSEIGKFVLGRHWRTATPEQQQEFLKAFEDIVVLTWATRFKDYGGDLRHVVTNVAADGDRIIVVDSKVERDHQTPINLQWKLKKGELDLRVVDLVVEGASMAITYRNEYAAVIQSNGGKIDGLLGALRTKIAEMQAPGKDATKSN; from the coding sequence ATGATTTCGCGTCGTTCCCTTATCGTCGTCCTGGCCGGGGCCTTCCTTGGCCTCGGGTCCGATTGCGCCATTTCGGCCGAGGCCGATCCCAAGGCTTTTGTCACCCAACTGGCGGCCAAGGCCATGGAGACCATGACGGTCAAGGGATTGTCCGATGCCGAGCGCAACCAGCGCTTCCGGACCCAGTTCACCACCGAGGTCGATCTGTCGGAGATCGGCAAGTTCGTTCTGGGCCGTCATTGGCGCACCGCCACTCCGGAGCAGCAGCAGGAGTTCCTCAAGGCCTTCGAGGATATCGTGGTCTTGACCTGGGCGACCCGGTTCAAGGATTACGGCGGCGACCTGCGTCATGTGGTGACCAACGTCGCCGCCGATGGCGACCGTATCATCGTCGTCGATTCCAAGGTCGAGCGCGACCACCAGACGCCCATCAATCTTCAGTGGAAGCTGAAGAAGGGCGAGCTGGATCTTCGGGTCGTCGATCTGGTGGTCGAAGGTGCCTCCATGGCCATTACCTACCGCAATGAGTACGCGGCGGTGATTCAATCCAATGGCGGCAAGATCGACGGGCTTCTGGGCGCCTTGCGAACCAAGATCGCCGAGATGCAGGCCCCCGGCAAGGACGCCACCAAGTCCAACTGA
- the metF gene encoding methylenetetrahydrofolate reductase gives MSLPRPELPIATACRKPVSVSFEFFPPKTEKMQVSLWECIQRLAPLAPQFVSVTYGAGGTTRERTHETVVRIARETALKPAAHLTCVGHAKGEVDDIARRYWDEGIRHIVALRGDMPDGQPYVAHPQGYAYAADLVTGLKRIADFEISVAAYPEKHPDAPSAEFDLDNLKRKIDAGANRAISQYFFDPAVFLAFRERAAQAGITVPILPGILPVTNFAQVQKFSAACGASIPGWMADLFEGLDDDPETRRLVAATMAAEQCRILAAEGVEQFHFYTLNRADLAYAISHILGVRPKAAG, from the coding sequence TTGAGTCTCCCCCGCCCCGAATTGCCCATCGCCACCGCCTGCCGCAAGCCGGTCAGCGTCTCCTTCGAGTTCTTCCCTCCCAAGACCGAAAAGATGCAGGTTTCGCTGTGGGAGTGCATCCAGCGGCTGGCTCCCCTGGCGCCGCAATTCGTCTCGGTGACCTATGGCGCCGGCGGCACCACGCGGGAACGCACCCACGAGACCGTGGTGCGCATCGCCCGCGAGACGGCGCTCAAGCCCGCCGCCCACCTGACCTGCGTCGGCCACGCCAAGGGCGAGGTGGACGACATCGCCCGGCGCTACTGGGACGAGGGCATCCGCCACATCGTCGCCCTGCGCGGCGACATGCCCGATGGCCAGCCCTACGTTGCCCATCCCCAGGGCTATGCCTATGCCGCCGATCTGGTCACGGGCCTGAAGCGCATCGCCGACTTCGAAATTTCCGTAGCCGCCTACCCGGAGAAGCATCCCGATGCCCCTTCGGCCGAGTTCGATCTCGACAATCTGAAGCGCAAGATCGACGCCGGCGCCAATCGGGCCATCAGTCAGTACTTCTTCGACCCGGCGGTGTTCCTGGCCTTCCGCGAGCGCGCCGCCCAGGCGGGCATCACCGTGCCGATCCTGCCCGGCATCCTGCCGGTGACCAATTTCGCCCAGGTGCAGAAGTTCTCGGCGGCCTGCGGCGCCAGCATTCCCGGCTGGATGGCCGACCTGTTCGAGGGCCTGGACGACGACCCGGAGACCCGGCGACTGGTGGCCGCCACCATGGCCGCCGAGCAGTGCCGCATCCTGGCCGCCGAAGGGGTGGAGCAGTTCCACTTCTACACCCTGAACCGCGCCGACCTGGCCTATGCCATCAGCCACATCCTGGGCGTGCGGCCGAAGGCGGCCGGCTAG
- a CDS encoding ArsR/SmtB family transcription factor gives METLLTGLRAAAEPTRLRLLHLLAQGELTVTEITQILGQSQPRVSRHLKLMCEAGLLDRFPEGAWVFYRLAAKGRGGAVARRLLDLLPGDDQTLTLDGQRLASIRAGRADKAQAYFRDNASRWNEIRSLQVDGAEVEKALLAVFAGRRIHDLVDMGTGTGRVLEVLGPHVERAIGIDLSREMLSVARTNLERLSLSNCMVRQGDIAQMPLPAATADAVTIHQVLHYATDPAALVAEAARVLEPGGRLAVVDFAPHGEESLRDQHAHRRLGFEDAEVEGWLRAAGLEPGPVTRLPGEPLTVVVWTAQKPFPDSKSTGATR, from the coding sequence ATGGAAACCTTGCTGACGGGATTGCGGGCCGCCGCCGAGCCGACCAGGCTTCGGCTGCTGCACCTGCTCGCCCAGGGCGAGCTGACCGTCACCGAGATCACTCAAATCCTGGGCCAGAGCCAGCCGCGCGTCTCGCGCCATCTGAAGCTGATGTGCGAGGCCGGATTGCTCGACCGCTTTCCCGAGGGGGCCTGGGTGTTCTATCGCCTGGCCGCCAAGGGCCGGGGCGGCGCCGTGGCCCGCCGCCTGCTGGACCTGCTGCCCGGCGACGATCAAACCCTGACCCTGGATGGCCAGCGGCTGGCGTCCATCCGCGCCGGACGCGCCGACAAGGCCCAGGCCTATTTCCGCGACAACGCGTCGCGCTGGAATGAGATCCGCTCGCTGCAGGTGGACGGGGCCGAGGTGGAAAAGGCCCTGCTGGCCGTGTTCGCCGGGCGCCGCATTCATGATCTGGTGGACATGGGTACCGGCACCGGCCGGGTGCTGGAGGTGCTGGGCCCCCATGTGGAACGCGCCATCGGCATCGACCTGTCGCGTGAGATGCTCTCCGTCGCCCGCACCAATCTCGAACGCCTTTCCCTCAGCAACTGCATGGTGCGCCAGGGCGACATCGCCCAGATGCCCCTGCCCGCCGCCACCGCCGACGCGGTGACCATTCATCAGGTGCTACACTACGCCACCGACCCCGCCGCCCTGGTGGCCGAGGCCGCCCGCGTGCTGGAGCCCGGCGGCCGGCTGGCCGTCGTCGACTTCGCCCCCCATGGCGAGGAGAGCTTGCGCGACCAGCACGCCCACCGCCGCCTGGGGTTCGAGGATGCCGAGGTGGAAGGCTGGCTGCGCGCCGCCGGGCTGGAGCCCGGCCCTGTCACCCGCCTTCCCGGCGAACCCTTGACCGTGGTGGTCTGGACCGCCCAAAAACCCTTTCCGGATTCCAAGTCCACAGGAGCGACGCGTTGA
- the metH gene encoding methionine synthase, translated as MTNILDHLSRHVLLCDGGTGALVQAMNLSVEKDFQGLENCTEILVKSRPDVIRGIHARYFEAGADMVEADTFGASPITLAEFGIAERAHELNQAAIELAWEAAEQFKGDGRTRFVLGAIGPGTKLPSLGHIGYDELEAAYVIQAAGQIAGGVSAFLVETCQDPLQIKAAVNGCKIANAAAGTDVPVFVQVTVETTGTLLVGADIAAAATVVQSLGVPLMGLNCAAGPQEMGEHFKWLIDNWTGFVSIQPNAGLPELVDGQTRYPLLPAELAVWHERFVSAGANLLGGCCGTTPPHISATNEMLKRIGNGYRPNPVKRSVHWVPSVASLYTQVPLRQENAFLSIGERCNANGSKKFRDLQDAEDWDGITAIAREQVKEGSHTLDVCTAFVGRNEVADMTEVVSRLRGAVTTPLVIDSTELPVLEAGLKLYGGKAILNSINFENGEKDAADRLVLARKFGAAVVALTIDEDGMAKDAAAKLRIAKRLYDFAVTKHGLPASDLLFDPLTFTICTGNEDDRKLAVETLDAIEMITREMPECGIVLGLSNVSFGLKPAARQVLNSVFIDHAIKRGMTGAIVHVSKIVPLHTLPEEEVKAAEDLIYDRDPQALSRYIALFGDRKAAEIKKERPAKAEDRLKQRIIDGDRTGLEDDLAQVMEEGWKPLDIINTLLLDGMKVVGELFGSGKMQLPFVLQSAETMKASVAFLEPHMEKADGQQKATMVLATVKGDVHDIGKNLVDIILTNNGYKVINIGIKQPVAEIIKAAKEHKADAVGMSGLLVKSTVIMRENLEEMTNAGLDVPVLLGGAALTRKYVEEDCSKAYGSGRVAYARDAFDGLDLMAKVADGSFDAHVAAKAASPHRPGSPSRTLGEAAQPATRPVDWDEINLRRAELHKDVPAPVPPFWGARVIESAPLQNLIPFLNETMLYQFHWGYRKQGKSIEEFKAWAHKEIRPVAMDMLKRCAKEEILRPQAVYGYWKAASDNDSVVLFAEDGTTEVARFPFPRQAKDGGLCIADFFRPVSDPVRDVIGLQVVTMGKRATEVAQDWFKADKYQDYLYLHGLSVEMAEAMAEYVHKRIRSELGFAAEDAADMDRLLKQNYRGSRFSFGYPACPRIEDQTQLLSLLGAERIGVTLSEEFQLEPEQSTSAIVTVHPQAKYFSV; from the coding sequence ATGACCAATATTCTCGACCATCTCTCCCGACATGTCCTGCTGTGCGACGGCGGCACCGGCGCCCTGGTGCAGGCCATGAACCTGTCCGTGGAGAAGGATTTCCAAGGGCTGGAGAACTGCACCGAGATCCTGGTCAAGTCGCGGCCCGACGTGATCCGGGGCATCCACGCCCGGTACTTCGAGGCGGGCGCCGACATGGTGGAGGCCGACACCTTCGGCGCCTCGCCCATCACCCTGGCCGAATTCGGCATCGCCGAGCGCGCCCACGAACTGAACCAGGCGGCCATCGAGCTGGCCTGGGAAGCCGCCGAACAGTTCAAGGGCGACGGCCGCACCCGCTTCGTCCTCGGCGCCATCGGGCCGGGCACCAAGCTGCCCAGCCTGGGCCATATCGGCTATGACGAGCTGGAGGCAGCCTATGTCATCCAGGCGGCGGGCCAGATCGCCGGCGGTGTTTCCGCCTTCCTGGTGGAGACCTGCCAGGACCCGCTGCAGATCAAGGCCGCCGTCAACGGCTGCAAGATCGCCAATGCCGCGGCCGGCACCGACGTTCCCGTCTTCGTCCAGGTGACGGTGGAAACCACCGGCACCCTGCTGGTGGGCGCCGACATCGCCGCCGCCGCCACGGTGGTGCAAAGCCTCGGCGTGCCGCTGATGGGCCTCAACTGCGCCGCCGGGCCGCAGGAGATGGGCGAGCACTTCAAGTGGCTGATCGACAACTGGACCGGCTTCGTCTCGATCCAGCCCAATGCCGGACTGCCGGAACTGGTGGACGGCCAGACCCGCTATCCCCTGCTGCCCGCCGAACTGGCGGTGTGGCACGAGCGCTTCGTGTCCGCCGGTGCCAATCTGCTGGGCGGCTGCTGCGGCACCACCCCGCCGCATATCAGCGCCACCAACGAGATGCTGAAGCGCATCGGCAACGGGTACCGCCCCAATCCGGTGAAGCGCTCCGTCCACTGGGTGCCCTCGGTGGCCTCGCTCTACACCCAGGTGCCGCTGCGCCAGGAGAACGCCTTCCTGTCCATCGGCGAGCGCTGCAACGCCAACGGCTCGAAGAAGTTCCGTGACCTGCAGGACGCCGAGGACTGGGACGGCATCACCGCCATCGCCCGCGAGCAGGTCAAGGAAGGCAGCCATACTCTGGACGTCTGCACCGCCTTCGTCGGCCGCAACGAGGTCGCCGACATGACCGAGGTGGTGAGCCGTCTGCGCGGTGCCGTCACCACGCCGCTGGTGATCGATTCCACCGAGTTGCCGGTGCTGGAAGCCGGTCTCAAGCTCTATGGCGGCAAGGCCATCCTCAACTCCATCAATTTCGAGAATGGCGAGAAGGACGCCGCCGACCGGCTGGTCCTGGCCCGCAAGTTCGGCGCCGCCGTGGTGGCACTGACCATCGATGAAGACGGCATGGCCAAGGACGCGGCCGCCAAGCTGCGCATCGCCAAGCGCCTGTACGACTTCGCGGTGACCAAGCACGGCCTGCCCGCCAGTGACCTGCTGTTCGATCCCCTGACCTTCACCATCTGCACCGGCAACGAGGACGACCGCAAGCTGGCGGTAGAGACCCTGGACGCCATCGAGATGATCACCCGCGAGATGCCCGAATGCGGCATCGTGCTGGGCCTGTCCAACGTCTCGTTCGGCCTGAAGCCGGCGGCGCGCCAGGTGCTGAACTCGGTGTTCATCGACCACGCCATCAAGCGCGGCATGACGGGCGCCATCGTCCACGTCTCCAAGATCGTGCCGCTGCACACCCTGCCCGAGGAAGAGGTCAAGGCCGCCGAGGACCTGATCTATGACCGCGACCCGCAGGCGCTGTCGCGCTACATCGCCCTGTTCGGCGACCGCAAGGCCGCCGAGATCAAGAAGGAGCGCCCGGCCAAGGCCGAGGACCGCCTGAAGCAGCGCATCATCGACGGCGACCGCACCGGGCTGGAGGACGACCTCGCCCAGGTGATGGAAGAGGGCTGGAAGCCGCTGGACATCATCAACACCCTGCTGCTCGACGGCATGAAGGTGGTGGGCGAGCTGTTCGGCTCGGGCAAGATGCAGCTGCCCTTCGTGCTGCAATCGGCCGAGACCATGAAGGCCTCGGTGGCCTTCCTCGAACCCCACATGGAAAAGGCCGACGGGCAGCAGAAAGCCACCATGGTGCTGGCCACGGTGAAGGGCGACGTCCACGACATCGGCAAGAACCTGGTGGACATCATCCTGACCAACAACGGCTACAAGGTGATCAATATCGGCATCAAGCAGCCGGTGGCCGAGATCATCAAGGCGGCCAAGGAACACAAGGCCGACGCCGTCGGCATGTCCGGCCTGCTGGTCAAGTCCACGGTGATCATGCGCGAGAACCTGGAGGAGATGACCAATGCCGGCCTGGACGTGCCCGTCCTGCTGGGCGGTGCGGCGCTGACCCGCAAATACGTGGAGGAGGATTGCTCCAAGGCCTATGGCTCGGGCCGGGTGGCCTATGCCCGCGACGCCTTCGACGGCCTGGACCTGATGGCCAAGGTGGCCGATGGCTCTTTCGACGCCCATGTGGCGGCCAAGGCGGCCAGCCCACACCGCCCCGGTTCGCCGTCCCGTACCCTGGGCGAGGCGGCCCAGCCCGCCACCCGTCCGGTGGATTGGGACGAGATCAACCTGCGCCGCGCCGAGCTGCACAAGGATGTTCCCGCCCCCGTGCCGCCGTTCTGGGGCGCCCGGGTGATCGAGTCGGCGCCGCTGCAGAACCTGATCCCCTTCCTCAACGAGACCATGCTCTACCAGTTCCACTGGGGCTATCGGAAGCAGGGCAAGAGCATCGAGGAGTTCAAGGCCTGGGCGCATAAGGAGATCCGTCCCGTCGCCATGGACATGCTCAAGCGCTGCGCCAAGGAGGAAATCCTGCGGCCCCAGGCGGTCTACGGCTACTGGAAGGCGGCCAGCGACAATGATTCCGTGGTGCTGTTCGCCGAGGACGGCACCACGGAGGTGGCCCGTTTCCCCTTCCCGCGTCAGGCCAAGGACGGCGGTCTGTGCATCGCCGACTTCTTCCGGCCCGTATCCGACCCGGTCAGGGATGTCATCGGCCTGCAGGTGGTGACCATGGGCAAGCGCGCCACCGAGGTGGCCCAGGACTGGTTCAAGGCCGACAAGTACCAGGATTACCTCTACCTGCACGGCCTGTCGGTGGAGATGGCCGAGGCCATGGCCGAATACGTCCACAAGCGCATCCGCTCGGAACTGGGCTTCGCCGCCGAGGACGCCGCCGACATGGACAGGCTGCTGAAGCAGAACTATCGCGGCTCGCGCTTCTCGTTCGGCTATCCCGCCTGCCCGCGCATCGAGGACCAGACCCAGTTGCTGTCCCTGCTGGGCGCCGAGCGCATCGGCGTGACGCTGTCCGAGGAATTCCAGCTCGAGCCCGAGCAATCCACCTCGGCCATCGTCACCGTGCATCCCCAGGCCAAATATTTCAGCGTGTAG